The Populus nigra chromosome 19, ddPopNigr1.1, whole genome shotgun sequence genome includes a window with the following:
- the LOC133679536 gene encoding organ-specific protein P4-like, whose product MKSSFTLFVLFSLLLFANSINARKDIGGYWRAVMKDQSMPEAIQGLVHADPITALSTIKDSEPNPRFWIYDNGVESTRTHFFDKDFETRSGGSIHNDDEGKKHFAEHFEPRPDVFVNQDDALKAEKPFTEEFEPGPNISVYDNGVDKKPFEKDSEPKPSATAYSQ is encoded by the exons atgaaatCTTCCTTTACTCTCTTCGTTCTCTTCTCACTTCTCTTG TTTGCAAACAGTATCAATGCTAGAAAAGATATTGGCGGATATTGGAGAGCTGTCATGAAAGATCAATCCATGCCAGAAGCAATACAAGGCCTTGTTCACGCTGACCCAATCACCGCATTATCAACTATCAAAGATTCTGAGCCGAATCCGAGGTTTTGGATTTACGATAACGGTGTAGAATCAACAAGGACACATTTCTTCGACAAGGATTTTGAGACGAGGTCTGGTGGATCTATTCATAACGATGATGAAGGAAAGAAACACTTTGCTGAACATTTTGAGCCGAGGCCTGACGTGTTTGTTAATCAGGATGATGCTCTTAAAGCAGAAAAACCTTTTACCGAGGAGTTCGAGCCGGGGCCTAACATCTCAGTTTATGATAACGGTGTTGACAAGAAGCCATTTGAGAAAGATTCTGAACCAAAGCCGAGTGCCACAGCTTATAGCCAGTAA
- the LOC133680600 gene encoding organ-specific protein S2-like isoform X1: MKSSYTFFILFSLFSQFANVIGARKDTGEYWRAVMKDQPMPEAIHGLIRETTLSSVSNEKADCHTTESNEKNNFVKDFGPQPTATSYDNGIKPAKDKSFSKDFHPNSHFEPGPNISVYDDGVGLKGKKLSSDDFEPRPNVSVSHDDATLKGEKSFPEDFEPGPNISVYDDGVGLKGKKSSSDDFEQRPSTTAYSN, from the exons ATGAAATCCTCCTACACTTTCTTCATTCTTTTCTCACTCTTTtcg CAGTTTGCTAACGTGATCGGTGCTAGAAAAGACACTGGAGAGTATTGGAGAGCTGTCATGAAAGATCAGCCCATGCCAGAAGCAATACATGGCCTTATTCGCGAAACCACATTGTCATCAGTCTCCAATGAGAAAGCCGATTGCCACACAACCGAGTCCaatgaaaagaataattttGTTAAGGATTTTGGCCCACAGCCTACTGCTACATCTTATGACAATGGTATAAAACCAGCAAAAGATAAGTCCTTCTCGAAAGATTTCCACCCAAACTCACACTTCGAACCAGGACCTAACATATCAGTTTATGATGATGGTGTCGggcttaaaggaaaaaaattgtctTCGGATGATTTTGAGCCGAGGCCTAATGTGTCCGTTTCCCACGACGACGCTACTCTTAAAGGAGAAAAATCTTTTCCGGAGGACTTCGAACCAGGACCTAACATATCAGTTTATGATGATGGTGTCGggcttaaaggaaaaaaatcgtCTTCGGATGATTTTGAACAAAGGCCAAGTACTACTGCTTATAGCAACTAA
- the LOC133680600 gene encoding organ-specific protein S2-like isoform X2 — protein MKSSYTFFILFSLFSFANVIGARKDTGEYWRAVMKDQPMPEAIHGLIRETTLSSVSNEKADCHTTESNEKNNFVKDFGPQPTATSYDNGIKPAKDKSFSKDFHPNSHFEPGPNISVYDDGVGLKGKKLSSDDFEPRPNVSVSHDDATLKGEKSFPEDFEPGPNISVYDDGVGLKGKKSSSDDFEQRPSTTAYSN, from the exons ATGAAATCCTCCTACACTTTCTTCATTCTTTTCTCACTCTTTtcg TTTGCTAACGTGATCGGTGCTAGAAAAGACACTGGAGAGTATTGGAGAGCTGTCATGAAAGATCAGCCCATGCCAGAAGCAATACATGGCCTTATTCGCGAAACCACATTGTCATCAGTCTCCAATGAGAAAGCCGATTGCCACACAACCGAGTCCaatgaaaagaataattttGTTAAGGATTTTGGCCCACAGCCTACTGCTACATCTTATGACAATGGTATAAAACCAGCAAAAGATAAGTCCTTCTCGAAAGATTTCCACCCAAACTCACACTTCGAACCAGGACCTAACATATCAGTTTATGATGATGGTGTCGggcttaaaggaaaaaaattgtctTCGGATGATTTTGAGCCGAGGCCTAATGTGTCCGTTTCCCACGACGACGCTACTCTTAAAGGAGAAAAATCTTTTCCGGAGGACTTCGAACCAGGACCTAACATATCAGTTTATGATGATGGTGTCGggcttaaaggaaaaaaatcgtCTTCGGATGATTTTGAACAAAGGCCAAGTACTACTGCTTATAGCAACTAA